A region from the Gossypium hirsutum isolate 1008001.06 chromosome A08, Gossypium_hirsutum_v2.1, whole genome shotgun sequence genome encodes:
- the LOC107950061 gene encoding heterogeneous nuclear ribonucleoprotein 1 has product MGTRRSNDNDGASPGKIFIGGLARDTTSETFIKYFEKYGDITDFVIMKDRHTGRPRGFGFITFADPSVVDTVMQKDHVINGKQVEIKRTIPKGSSQSNDIKTKKLFVGGILTSVTEDEFKNFFSKYGEVVEHEIIRDHATKRSRGFGFIVFDSEEVVDNMLANGNLIDMEGTQVEIKKAEPKRASNPAPGPGYGRESNIRSYNDGFGGFGDYGGDGGYGPAPYRSFGGFGSRFGDYGAYAGTGADFGGSYGGFGGGGFYGYHGDPSFGYSSSFGSYAGGLSGSGMGAYGRAGGYGSYGGSGSSGSYDSGPGAGFGGPVYGSRTRYGGSSRYHPYSR; this is encoded by the exons ATGGGTACCAGAAGAAGCAACGACAACGATGGTGCTAGCCCTGG GAAAATATTCATTGGAGGCTTAGCGAGGGATACAACTTCAG AGACATTTATAAAGTACTTTGAAAAGTATGGGGATATTACAGATTTTGTTATTATGAAAGATCGGCATACGGGTCGCCCCCGCGGTTTCGGGTTCATTACCTTTGCGGATCCTTCTGTTGTTGACACTGTTATGCAAAAAGATCATGTCATTAATGGCAAGCAA GTTGAGATTAAGAGAACAATCCCAAAAGGTTCTTCGCAGTCAAATGACATCAAGACAAAGAAATTATTTGTTGGCGGGATTCTGACATCTGTTACCGAAG ATGAGTTCAAGAATTTCTTCTCAAAGTATGGAGAGGTGGTGGAACATGAGATAATACGAGACCACGCAACAAAGCGATCTCGGGGTTTCGGTTTTATTGTGTTTGACAGTGAAGAAGTGGTTGACAATATGCTGGCCAATGGAAACTTGATAGATATGGAGGGTACTCAG GTTGAAATCAAGAAGGCTGAACCGAAGAGAGCCTCAAACCCAGCACCTGGTCCTGGATATGGTAGGGAATCTAATATACGCTCATACAATGATGGTTTTGGTGGATTTGGTGATTATGGTGGTGATGGTGGTTATGGTCCTGCTCCTTATAGGTCTTTTGGAGGTTTTGGCAGTAGATTTGGAGATTATGGTGCTTATGCTGGTACTGGTGCTGATTTTGGTGGTAGTTATGGGGGGTTTGGTGGTGGTGGTTTTTATGGTTATCATGGAGATCCATCATTTGGTTATTCTAGCAGCTTTGGTTCCTATGCTGGTGGGCTTAGTGGGAGTGGTATGGGTGCATATGGACGTGCAGGTGGCTATGGAAGTTATGGTGGTTCAGGCTCAAGTGGTAGTTATGATTCAGGCCCGGGTGCTGGTTTTGGTGGTCCTGTATATGGTAGTAGAACGAGATACGGAGGCAGTAGTCGCTATCATCCTTACTCAAGGTAG